In Rhodoferax koreense, a genomic segment contains:
- a CDS encoding cytochrome b translates to MSTSDFIPGTSRYSTFLRYAHWVTVVLVFLAYISINARKFLERGSAERLLAVESHYLIGIVVLLITVPRILVRLRQEAPPILPALGPASRLASKTAHLALFMFLIVQPVLGVASRLVSGRGIGMPLTEWSIPSFAVAQPELAKSLIHLHEFIGDAFYYVIGMHILAALWHLLVRRDNVLQRMV, encoded by the coding sequence ATGAGCACCTCCGATTTCATTCCCGGTACGTCACGTTATTCCACTTTCCTTCGCTACGCGCATTGGGTGACAGTGGTGCTGGTGTTCCTTGCGTACATTTCGATCAACGCCCGGAAGTTCCTCGAACGCGGCTCCGCTGAACGGCTGCTTGCCGTCGAGTCGCATTACCTCATCGGGATCGTGGTCCTCCTCATAACGGTCCCTCGCATCCTGGTCCGTCTGCGACAAGAGGCGCCGCCCATCCTCCCCGCACTCGGCCCGGCTTCGCGATTGGCCTCCAAAACCGCTCATCTCGCACTTTTCATGTTTCTGATCGTGCAACCGGTGCTCGGCGTCGCGTCCCGGCTGGTTTCGGGACGGGGGATTGGCATGCCTTTGACGGAATGGTCGATTCCATCGTTTGCAGTGGCCCAACCGGAGCTCGCAAAGTCATTGATTCATCTGCACGAATTCATCGGGGACGCTTTTTACTATGTCATCGGCATGCACATCCTCGCGGCGTTGTGGCATCTTCTGGTTCGGCGAGACAACGTCTTACAACGCATGGTTTAG